One window of the Triticum dicoccoides isolate Atlit2015 ecotype Zavitan chromosome 3B, WEW_v2.0, whole genome shotgun sequence genome contains the following:
- the LOC119275002 gene encoding DEAD-box ATP-dependent RNA helicase 40-like, whose amino-acid sequence MAGAEAAADSSGPRFAPDDPTLPAPWKALIDGETLYYWNPETNLTQYDKPGAAAPPVPAAAPAPAPGAFAQPGMQQQQQPQQQQTAQQPPFQYQGQQAQQLQFQYQQQQQQQQQEQMPNQQGSQQPLAPQYPNAHQQPMPYQHGHYMQPQQQYSYQVGQQQQMPQTQYNQGQQMPIPQAANQGQQPTMPPGAYNQGQRPLMPQAAYSHGQRPPMPQSAYNQGQQPQMPHASYNQGQQLQGTRMPHTQVQHAQQSPGFHQPAQASQGLQASQPQVPQMSPQQGQLQHGFQFTPQQGKQPHHGHLVTQHGQQNTTAKVDAGAHPEGKQTGFSLPLSQQHGQVPLSNQTLPSSHQRPEAHNQVNIHGVGGPPYPAKHHLGGSSPGETNNVSFLSAPAQTHQGGVDTNYRQQLASSHVVPNHIAPSPGRPPMGFKRGNSEDQFEKNEPLSSGRFDGINALHQQPKLAALPPSQNHLRDMRNGPPYSQPDNFGGYNMAPPHLVQNPLNNGPFPIGALTRPPSGTFSPPDFPSVASVDAYRQHHEVTAVGENVPPPFMTFEATGFPPEILSEVHAAGFLNPTPIQAQTWPVALQSRDIVAIAKTGSGKTLGYLIPAFVHLRRCQNNPMSGPTVLVLAPTRELASQIQDEAIKFGRSSRVSCTCLYGGAPKGPQLRELERGADIVVATPGRLNDILEMRKISLRQISLLVLDEADRMLDMGFEPQIRKIVDEIPRNRQTLMYTATWPKEVTKIAGDLLRNPVQINIGSIDELVANKSITQYVEMVPPMDKQRRLEQILRAEERGSKIIIFCSTKKMCDQLARSIGRSFGAASIHGDKSQGERDHILGQFRAGIVPVLVATDVAARGLDIKDIRVVINYDFPTGIEDYVHRIGRTGRAGATGVAYTFFSEQDWKYAADLVKVLDGTGQQVPPELQQMAARGASGAPRNQAGGMSRWDGPGGGSRFESAVGGPGGYGGIREGPGGFGGRDGPGGFVDRDGPGRFGDRDGPGRFGGRETPDGFGGRDGPGGFDGRMGPGPGGFGGREGPGGFGGREGPGGFGGREGPGGFGGREGPGGFGGREGPGPSGFSGRGGRGSDGFGRRGGASPGRFGGHGGRGDSPGFGGRGRGDSSGFGGRGRGDFSGGRGGRGRGFGGRGCSDRGPHDRFISDGRGRYDGRRGFDKGRGSSYSRSPDRSRSRGYDRRSDSRSLSSRSRSRSRSWSRSRSRSRSWSRSCSRSRSRSRSRDQGPVERRPRVRSGFDVLPPATEAGAAVTGPLPVPLPGSVSDGTAPIPRQSLADASDMSPMSPGGLVHVQEGAPFMGGNDANISSRQADQPSQATDLAIPPSFSAAANFPGPAVQQDAP is encoded by the exons ATGGCGGGAGCAGAGGCTGCCGCGGATTCATCGGGCCCGCGATTCGCCCCTGACGACCCGACGCTCCCTGCGCCTTGGAAAGCACTAATCGACGGCGAGACGCTCTACTACTGGAACCCTGAGACGAACCTCACTCAGTATGACAAGCCGGGTGCGGCCGCGCCTCCCGTGCCGGCGGCtgcgccagcgccagcgcccggGGCTTTTGCGCAGCCTggcatgcagcagcagcagcagccacagCAGCAGCAGACGGCACAGCAACCGCCGTTTCAGTATCAAGGTCAGCAAGCACAGCAACTGCAGTTTCagtatcagcagcagcagcagcagcagcagcaagaacAGATGCCGAACCAGCAGGGGTCACAACAGCCACTAGCTCCTCAGTACCCAAACGCTCATCAGCAGCCAATGCCATATCAGCACGGTCATTATATGCAACCCCAGCAGCAATATTCATATCAGGTAGGCCAGCAGCAACAAATGCCGCAAACTCAGTATAATCAAGGTCAGCAGATGCCAATCCCGCAAGCTGCCAATCAAGGTCAGCAGCCAACGATGCCACCAGGAGCTTACAATCAAGGTCAGCGTCCACTGATGCCGCAAGCTGCCTACAGTCATGGCCAGCGCCCCCCTATGCCACAATCTGCCTACAATCAAGGCCAGCAGCCACAAATGCCGCATGCTTCTTACAATCAAGGTCAGCAGTTGCAGGGAACAAGGATGCCTCACACTCAAGTGCAACACGCACAACAATCACCAGGCTTTCATCAACCTGCCCAGGCTTCACAAGGGTTGCAAGCTTCACAGCCTCAAGTACCTCAAATGTCCCCCCAACAGGGCCAACTCCAGCATGGCTTCCAGTTCACCCCTCAACAGGGAAAACAACCACATCATGGTCATCTTGTCACCCAACATGGGCAACAAAATACCACAGCGAAGGTTGATGCAGGAGCTCATCCTGAAGGAAAGCAGACTGGCTTTTCCTTACCGCTTAGTCAGCAGCATGGCCAAGTTCCTCTTTCAAACCAGACGTTGCCTTCTAGTCATCAACGTCCTGAAGCCCATAATCAAGTAAATATTCATGGAGTCGGAGGGCCACCATATCCTGCAAAGCATCATCTTGGCGGATCATCCCCAGGTGAAACTAATAACGTTAGTTTCTTGAGCGCACCTGCTCAAACACATCAAGGCGGAGTGGATACTAATTACCGGCAACAACTGGCTAGTAGCCATGTAGTTCCCAATCATATTGCTCCTTCACCAGGTCGACCTCCAATGGGTTTCAAGAGAGGCAATAGTGAAGATCAATTTGAAAAAAATGAGCCTCTCTCCTCTGGGAGGTTTGATGGAATAAATGCTCTCCATCAGCAGCCAAAACTTGCTGCTCTTCCACCCTCACAAAACCACCTG CGGGATATGAGGAATGGCCCACCTTATTCCCAGCCAGATAATTTTGGTGGTTATAACATGGCACCTCCACATTTGGTACAAAACCCACTTAACAATGGTCCATTTCCTATCGGAGCTTTAACGAGGCCACCATCCGGAACATTTTCTCCTCCTGATTTCCCAAGTGTCGCTTCAGTTGATGCATATCGTCAACACCATGAAGTAACTGCAGTG GGCGAGAATGTTCCTCCTCCATTTATGACATTTGAGGCTACTGGATTCCCCCCCGAGATCCTGAGCGAG GTTCATGCTGCTGGCTTCTTAAACCCCACCCCAATTCAGGCTCAAACATGGCCTGTTGCACTTCAAAGCAGGGACATAGTAGCTATTGCGAAGACAGGATCGGGGAAGACACTGGGGTACCTTATTCCTGCTTTTGTACATCTGAGGAGATGCCAAAACAATCCAATGTCGGGTCCTACAGTGTTGGTTTTGGCCCCTACTCGTGAGCTTGCTTCACAAATACAAGATGAAGCAATTAAGTTTGGTCGATCATCTAGAGTGTCATGCACA TGCCTGTATGGTGGAGCTCCAAAGGGACCTCAGCTCAGAGAACTTGAGCGTGGAGCAGATATTGTGGTAGCTACCCCTGGACGACTCAATGATATTCTGGAAATGAGGAAGATTAGTCTCCGTCAGATTTCATTACTTGTGCTTGATGAAGCTGACCGCATGCTTGACATGGGCTTTGAGCCACAAATACGGAAGATTGTGGACGAGATTCCTCGTAATAGACAAACTCTGATGTACACTGCCACTTGGCCAAAGGAGGTTACAAAAATAGCTGGGGATTTATTGAGAAATCCTGTCCAGATCAATATTGGTAGCATTGATGAACTTGTTGCCAACAAATCCATCACACAG TATGTAGAGATGGTTCCACCCATGGATAAGCAGCGTCGCTTGGAGCAGATTCTTAGAGCTGAAGAAAGGGGCTCAAAGATCATCATATTTTGCTCAACCAAGAAAATGTGCGATCAGCTTGCTCGTAGCATTGGTCGTAGTTTTGGTGCTGCAAGCATTCACGGCGACAAATCACAGGGTGAAAGGGATCATATTCTAGGTCAGTTTCGGGCTGGTATTGTGCCAGTATTAGTGGCCACAGATGTTGCTGCTCGTGGACTTGACATCAAAGACATCAG AGTGGTGATCAATTATGACTTCCCAACTGGGATCGAAGACTATGTGCATCGCATAGGGCGTACAGGAAGGGCTGGGGCTACTGGAGTTGCATACACTTTCTTCTCTGAGCAAGATTGGAAATATGCTGCTGATTTGGTGAAAGTCTTGGATGGTACTGGTCAGCAGGTACCTCCAGAGCTGCAACAGATGGCTGCACGGGGTGCGTCTGGTGCTCCAAGAAACCAGGCTGGTGGCATGAGCCGTTGGGATGGTCCTGGTGGTGGTAGTCGTTTTGAATCTGCTGTTGGCGGCCCTGGTGGCTATGGTGGAATTAGGGAGGGCCCTGGAGGCTTTGGTGGTCGAGATGGGCCAGGTGGATTTGTTGATCGGGATGGCCCGGGCAGATTCGGTGATCGAGATGGCCCCGGCCGCTTTGGTGGTCGAGAGACTCCTGACGGCTTTGGTGGTCGGGATGGCCCTGGTGGCTTTGATGGACGGATGGGCCCTGGTCCTGGTGGCTTTGGTGGACGGGAAGGGCCTGGTGGATTTGGTGGAAGGGAGGGGCCTGGTGGATTTGGTGGAAGGGAGGGGCCTGGTGGATTTGGTGGAAGGGAGGGGCCTGGTGGATTTGGTGGAAGGGAGGGTCCTGGACCTAGTGGCTTCAGCGGGAGAGGGGGGCGTGGGTCTGATGGCTTTGGCAGGAGAGGTGGAGCAAGCCCTGGTAGATTTGGTGGTCACGGTGGCAGGGGTGATTCTCCTGGTTTTGGTGGTCGTGGTAGGGGTGATTCTTCTGGTTTTGGTGGACGAGGCCGGGGTGATTTCTCTGGTGGACGTGGTGGAAGAGGGCGTGGATTTGGAGGACGGGGATGTTCTGACCGAGGTCCACATGATCGTTTTATCTCAGATGGACGTGGAAGGTATGATGGCCGTCGAGGATTTGACAAGGGTCGAGGCAGTAGCTACAGCCGTAGCCCAGATAGAAGCCGCTCGCGAGGCTATGACAGAAGAAGTGATAGCAGGAGCCTAAGTAGTAGGAGCAGAAGCCGTAGCAGAAGCTGGTCACGCAGCAGGAGTCGCAGCAGGAGTTGGTCACGGAGCTGCAGCCGTAGTCGCAGCAGGAGCAGAAGCCGTGATCAGGGTCCAGTAGAACGCAGGCCACGGGTAAGATCTGGTTTTGATGTGCTGCCACCTGCAACTGAAGCTGGAGCTGCTGTAACTGGGCCACTTCCTGTACCACTACCTGGTTCAGTGTCTGATGGTACTGCACCCATACCTAGACAATCGCTGGCTGACGCATCTGATATGTCACCTATGTCGCCTGGTGGCTTGGTCCATGTCCAGGAGGGTGCACCGTTCATGGGTGGGAACGATGCCAACATTAGCAGCAGACAGGCTGACCAGCCTTCCCAAGCGACTGATCTAGCAATACCACCGAGCTTCTCTGCAGCTGCAAATTTTCCAGGGCCGGCAGTTCAGCAGGATGCCCCATGA